The following proteins are co-located in the Manihot esculenta cultivar AM560-2 chromosome 9, M.esculenta_v8, whole genome shotgun sequence genome:
- the LOC110622411 gene encoding uncharacterized protein LOC110622411, protein METASSDMKSFYRQRKTNRGGITKSSSKSTSKSKKKSPKDAAAIGSDITQPRALISHGAPDLQDDYDKHEEALRQFDMNMAFGPCLGMTRLARWERAQRLGLNPPVEIEGLLKGGKVNSDCLWDGRV, encoded by the exons ATGGAAACAGCATCTAGCGACATGAAGAGTTTCTACAGGCAAAGGAAGACCAATAGAGGTGGCATCACAAAATCTTCTTCCAAATCAACCTCTAAGTCCAAGAAGAAATCGCCCAAAGACGCAGCCGCTATCGGCTCTGATATCACCCAGCCGAGGGCCCTCATTTCTCATGGCGCACCGGATCTTCAAG ATGATTATGACAAACATGAGGAAGCGTTGAGGCAATTTGACATGAACATGGCATTTGGGCCGTGCCTTGGGATGACCCGGCTGGCTAGATGGGAACGTGCTCAACGTTTGGGTCTGAACCCACCTGTAGAAATTGAAGGTCTGTTGAAGGGTGGGAAAGTTAACTCAGATTGCCTGTGGGATGGCCGTGTTTAG